Proteins encoded together in one Streptomyces sp. B1I3 window:
- a CDS encoding SMI1/KNR4 family protein gives MSLLRQHAPADYADLPGPATEQMLAAAEERMGISLPGDLRTWLLQNNLDLPEEDVDDEVACCGFDGFPDEGSFFLGVRAMEKLYANHPLSGGGEWREEWIPFQSDRDGWMGQFIDARDGRIGRWFVGAPTVTGEYESMAQYFDSVAEMLTKIADGSYPVCGVTEGRLVWS, from the coding sequence CAGGGCCCGCTACGGAGCAGATGCTCGCGGCCGCCGAAGAACGGATGGGCATCTCCCTGCCTGGGGACCTGCGGACGTGGCTGTTGCAGAACAATCTGGATCTACCTGAGGAAGATGTCGACGACGAAGTGGCATGTTGCGGCTTCGACGGGTTCCCGGACGAGGGAAGCTTCTTTCTGGGTGTCCGGGCGATGGAGAAGCTCTACGCGAATCACCCCTTGTCCGGTGGGGGCGAATGGCGCGAGGAGTGGATCCCGTTTCAGTCGGACCGGGACGGCTGGATGGGACAGTTCATCGACGCGAGGGACGGACGTATCGGCAGATGGTTCGTGGGTGCGCCCACGGTCACCGGCGAGTACGAATCGATGGCCCAGTATTTCGACTCCGTAGCGGAGATGCTGACGAAGATCGCCGATGGAAGCTACCCGGTCTGTGGGGTCACCGAAGGTCGACTCGTCTGGTCGTGA